The Streptomyces cynarae genome contains a region encoding:
- the dnaN gene encoding DNA polymerase III subunit beta, with the protein MKIRVERDVLAEAVAWAARSLPARPPAPVLAGLLLRAEDGQLSLSSFDYEVSARVSVEAEVEEDGTVLVSGRLLADISRALPNRPVEISTDGVRATVVCGSSRFTLHTLPVEEYPALPQMPNATGTVPGEVFASAVQQVAIAAGRDDTLPVLTGVRIEIEGDTVTLASTDRYRFAVREFLWKPENPEASAVALVPAKTLLDTAKALTSGDSVTLALSGSGAGEGLIGFEGAGRRTTTRLLEGDLPKYRTLFPTEFNSVATLETAPFVEAVKRVALVAERNTPVRLSFEQGVLILEAGSSDDAQAVERVDAQLEGDDISIAFNPTFLLDGLSAIDSPVAQLSFTTSTKPALLGGKPAIDAEADEAYKYLIMPVRLSG; encoded by the coding sequence GTGAAGATCCGGGTGGAACGCGACGTACTCGCGGAGGCAGTGGCCTGGGCGGCGCGCAGCCTCCCGGCCCGTCCGCCGGCGCCTGTCCTCGCCGGCCTGCTGCTGAGGGCCGAGGACGGCCAGCTGAGCCTGTCCAGCTTCGACTACGAGGTCTCCGCGCGCGTGTCCGTGGAGGCGGAGGTCGAGGAGGATGGCACGGTCCTCGTCTCCGGCCGCCTCCTCGCCGACATCTCCCGCGCCCTCCCCAACCGTCCGGTGGAGATTTCCACAGACGGTGTACGGGCGACGGTGGTCTGCGGCTCCTCCCGGTTCACCCTGCACACACTGCCTGTGGAGGAGTACCCGGCGCTGCCGCAGATGCCGAACGCGACGGGCACGGTCCCAGGCGAGGTCTTCGCCTCCGCCGTGCAGCAGGTCGCGATCGCCGCCGGCCGTGACGACACGCTGCCCGTGCTGACCGGTGTGCGCATCGAGATCGAGGGCGACACGGTCACGCTGGCCTCCACCGACCGCTACCGCTTCGCGGTCCGCGAGTTCCTGTGGAAGCCGGAGAACCCGGAGGCGTCCGCGGTCGCCCTGGTGCCCGCCAAGACGCTCCTGGACACCGCCAAGGCGCTGACCAGCGGCGACAGTGTGACCCTGGCGCTGTCCGGCTCCGGCGCGGGCGAGGGCCTGATCGGTTTCGAGGGCGCCGGGCGGCGGACGACGACCCGTCTCCTGGAGGGCGACCTGCCGAAGTACCGCACGCTGTTCCCGACGGAGTTCAACTCGGTCGCCACCCTGGAGACCGCCCCCTTCGTGGAGGCCGTCAAGCGCGTGGCGCTGGTGGCCGAGCGCAACACCCCGGTTCGGCTGAGCTTCGAGCAGGGCGTGCTGATCCTGGAGGCCGGTTCCAGCGACGACGCACAGGCTGTGGAAAGGGTCGACGCCCAGCTGGAGGGCGACGACATCTCGATCGCCTTCAACCCGACCTTCCTGCTGGACGGCCTGAGCGCGATCGACTCCCCGGTTGCCCAGCTGTCCTTCACGACGTCCACGAAGCCCGCGCTGCTGGGCGGCAAGCCGGCCATCGACGCCGAGGCGGACGAGGCGTACAAGTACCTGATCATGCCGGTGCGCCTCAGCGGCTGA